The genomic interval TTTAAAAAGTGCAGACAGGATTTACCAGGAAGGTGTCTGGATTAGAGCATGCTTTATGAAGTAaggtttagggagttaggtaggcttttctctttggagcgaagaaggatgagaggtgacttaatataagtatataagatgatgagacacagattgagtggacagccggaactcttttccctcctgggCGGCAATCGCTAATACAAGATGACATAAAGGTGATGGGAAGAAAATagagggggaatgtcagaggttttTTTGCAGAGAGGTCGGTGTGTAGAATGCGCtgacagaggtggtggtagagaaagatacattagggacatttcacATGCTTTAaagtaaaatggggggggggctatgtggaagggaaggattagattgatcttggagtagattaaaaagtcggcacgacattgtggaccgaaggacctgtactgttccTCCTTCTATGATGTGTATGGTAAATTTCACTGAGATAAATTCATCCCTTATGATATGTTTCATGGTAGGCAGTTAGTATAAATGTGATTCAAAAGATGGAAGAAATAGAAATACTAAATCAACTGATCTACAGTATTTCGTTTTATCGATACCCAGCACTGTCGTTCAAACTACTGAATTTCATTTGTAGATATTGCACATTATCAGAGGCATTCCTGAAGTACCCATTTGGGCATGAAAATGCGCAGCCGGTGGGCTTACGACTTGTGCTGCGTATGTTTGCTTCTTGTAAAGATACCTACGTACATCTTACCTGTGCAGACATTCTCAACTTGGCATTTTTATTCAGTATTACCGACTCCAAGTTTCTTAAATTATTTATCCACTTTCGCGACGGGGATCCATTCCAGTAAGACTTAAGTTCAAAATTAACATTTGTAACATCACTTACAATTGACAAGACATTTAGATCACAAGtcctaaaagaaaaaaaaatacagatttGCCTGTTATTAGTTATATATTAAATTTCTGCGGTTTAGAGCTACATAATCGTATTCGTGTTCAGGATGAAATTCGGTATTCACTTGACTTCATGTAGGGTTTTGCAAGTGGGGATCCTTTATAACATCTCGTAAAGGACTTGCGAATTCCAGTCGCTGAATTATTGTCCATTCATTTAACAAATATATAATTGGTCAAATGCAAAATCTTAGGTACATTTTAATACAATTGATTTCCAACTCGGCAATTATTATTGCCCCAGTAGCTGTGATTGTTTGCATTTGATGCATAAAACTTTTACGAAACCAGATGTATCTATTTGTGAATCTCCAGGATCGAATATTCAATTCCGTTGGGACTTGTTTTGTATCTAACGGTCTTTTGTTGTATGGATTGTTTTTCTAGGGTAGAGACATAAAACAATGGGTGACTGGAGTTTTCTTGGAAGGCTTTTGGAGAATGCACAGGAACACTCGACTGTAGTAGGCAAGGTCTGGTTGACTGTGCTCTTCATCTTCCGGATCCTGGTGCTGGGTGCTGCGGCTGAAGAGGTCTGGGGTGACGAGCAATCCGATTTCACCTGCAACACCCAACAGCCTGGTTGCGAGAACGTTTGCTACGACAAAGCTTTCCCTATCTCTCATATACGATTCTGGGTTTTGCAGATCATCTTCGTCTCCACGCCCACTTTGATTTACCTGGGCCACGTACTGCACATAGTGCGAATGGAAGACAAGCGgaaagagagggaagaggaaCTCCGAAAAGCCAAGAATCAAGAATACAAAGAACTAATACTTGAAAATGGCAAAAAGGAAAAGCTTTCCTATAGAGACGAACTTGGTAAAATCCGAATCCGAGGTGCCCTCTTACGCACCTACGTTTTCAATATAATTTTCAAAGCGATGTTTGAAATTGGATTTATTGTAGGTCAGTATATCCTGTATGGTTTTGAGCTTAGACCTTTGTATAGGTGCGATAGATGGCCATGTCCCAACACCGTGGACTGCTTCATCTCACGGCCAACAGAAAAGACCATCTTCATCCTATTTATGCTTGTGGTGGCTTGCGTGTCCCTTTTAT from Hypanus sabinus isolate sHypSab1 chromosome 3, sHypSab1.hap1, whole genome shotgun sequence carries:
- the gja3 gene encoding gap junction alpha-3 protein, with the translated sequence MGDWSFLGRLLENAQEHSTVVGKVWLTVLFIFRILVLGAAAEEVWGDEQSDFTCNTQQPGCENVCYDKAFPISHIRFWVLQIIFVSTPTLIYLGHVLHIVRMEDKRKEREEELRKAKNQEYKELILENGKKEKLSYRDELGKIRIRGALLRTYVFNIIFKAMFEIGFIVGQYILYGFELRPLYRCDRWPCPNTVDCFISRPTEKTIFILFMLVVACVSLLLNLMEIYHLGWKKLQQGLKNRHPHDPEHKTEPLTRTAPSSFTYPYFPDPTEGPHPYPGAPPAEFKVAPLPEDRPPCVVYNNKLAAEQNWTNFATEHTRELKPDEAEAEAEPAPAPPTPTNEDSGIMGGAARGNGHLTTTVEMHEAPSADARRLSRVSKGSSTRARSDDLAV